A region of Thermoleophilaceae bacterium DNA encodes the following proteins:
- a CDS encoding VOC family protein has protein sequence MAISKLDHIGIVVRNVDAALEHYGRIFDIDKGRLIYERDYEDVDADSGVVDVMHFALFPVGQVWLELIEPAAEGPMQAFLDRTGGGVHHIGITTNDIKGEWRSHEAARDELGLIGESPRVDQYGVSYWFLHPKRNHRVLFEVDAEWAKTSASDMTPVEPTPDWDGELSDATANEAA, from the coding sequence GTGGCCATCAGCAAGCTCGACCACATCGGGATCGTCGTGAGGAACGTCGATGCAGCCCTGGAGCACTACGGGCGGATCTTCGACATCGACAAGGGACGGCTCATCTACGAGCGTGACTACGAGGACGTGGACGCCGACAGCGGGGTCGTCGACGTCATGCATTTCGCGCTCTTCCCCGTGGGGCAGGTCTGGCTCGAGCTGATCGAGCCCGCCGCTGAGGGCCCGATGCAGGCCTTCCTCGATCGAACCGGCGGTGGCGTGCACCACATCGGGATCACCACGAACGACATCAAGGGCGAGTGGCGCAGCCACGAAGCCGCCCGCGACGAGCTCGGGCTGATCGGCGAGAGCCCCCGCGTCGACCAGTACGGCGTCTCGTACTGGTTCCTGCATCCCAAGCGCAATCACCGCGTGCTCTTCGAGGTGGACGCGGAGTGGGCCAAGACCAGCGCCAGTGACATGACGCCGGTGGAGCCCACGCCGGACTGGGACGGCGAGCTCTCCGACGCGACCGCGAACGAGGCCGCCTGA
- a CDS encoding acyl-CoA dehydrogenase family protein has protein sequence MPVALTEEQRSFLDAVRDFCARECGSRQDDAFNSDAVSHSEEIAARMADLGWLGVSIPEEYGGSGGGLVEACLLIEEIARGRAPMTSFMVTLIIANAYRKFASEPLKHEVLGGIAQGRVESIAMSEPEAGSDVASLTCRAEPVDGGYLVNGQKTWCTNAHIADHILLVCRTSSEGAKHEGLSMLSIPTGVAGLDRRPIPTMGGRDVNDLFFTDCFIGEDRLIGTDGRGWAQLTAGLNIERVLAGGLYIGYARRSFELVLDYVKQRKQFGRPVGSFQALAHRIADLATEIEATRLLVYDVARQVDQNPDKLLPREASMVKLKATELAKRASLEGMQMMGGYGYASEYDMERLVRATLVGTIAGGTSEIQREVIAKTYGL, from the coding sequence GTGCCTGTCGCTCTCACCGAGGAGCAGCGCAGCTTCCTCGACGCGGTCCGCGACTTCTGCGCGCGCGAGTGCGGCAGCCGGCAGGACGACGCCTTCAACAGCGACGCCGTGAGCCACAGCGAGGAGATCGCAGCGCGGATGGCTGACCTCGGCTGGCTCGGCGTCTCGATACCGGAGGAGTACGGAGGCTCCGGCGGCGGCCTGGTCGAGGCCTGCCTGCTGATCGAAGAGATCGCGCGCGGCAGAGCGCCGATGACCAGCTTCATGGTGACGCTGATAATCGCCAACGCCTACCGCAAGTTCGCGAGCGAGCCGCTGAAGCACGAGGTGCTCGGGGGCATCGCGCAGGGGCGAGTGGAGTCGATCGCGATGTCGGAGCCGGAGGCGGGCTCGGACGTCGCCTCACTGACCTGCCGTGCCGAGCCCGTGGACGGCGGCTATCTGGTGAACGGGCAGAAGACGTGGTGCACCAACGCGCACATCGCAGACCACATCCTCCTGGTGTGCCGGACCTCGTCGGAGGGTGCCAAACACGAGGGCCTCAGCATGCTGTCGATCCCGACGGGCGTGGCCGGCCTCGATCGGCGTCCGATCCCGACCATGGGAGGGCGGGATGTCAACGACCTCTTCTTCACCGACTGCTTCATCGGCGAGGACCGCCTGATCGGGACCGACGGGCGGGGTTGGGCGCAGCTGACAGCGGGCCTGAACATCGAGCGGGTCCTGGCCGGCGGCCTGTACATCGGCTATGCGAGACGGAGCTTCGAGCTAGTCCTCGACTACGTCAAGCAGCGCAAGCAGTTCGGCCGCCCGGTGGGTTCGTTCCAGGCGCTCGCCCACCGCATCGCCGATCTCGCGACCGAGATCGAGGCCACGCGCCTGCTCGTCTACGACGTGGCCCGGCAGGTGGACCAGAACCCGGACAAGCTCCTGCCGCGCGAGGCGTCGATGGTCAAGCTCAAGGCGACGGAGCTGGCCAAACGGGCGTCGCTCGAGGGCATGCAGATGATGGGCGGCTACGGGTACGCGAGCGAGTACGACATGGAGCGACTCGTCCGTGCCACGCTTGTGGGCACCATCGCGGGCGGGACGAGCGAGATCCAACGCGAGGTCATCGCGAAGACGTACGGCCTATGA
- a CDS encoding universal stress protein, protein MRPSTAPRLLVGLDGTPPATEALARAADIARRHDGHLRVVMVLRRSWLADLSCFSPASVPQAFVEEAWAEALRRAIASLPPDVGVRSVVRRGGVVAALAAEADAGACDSILIGARHGWRSRRLATVLRRRCGVPVEVVGP, encoded by the coding sequence ATGCGGCCTAGCACGGCGCCGCGCCTGCTCGTCGGCTTGGACGGAACGCCGCCCGCGACCGAGGCGCTGGCGCGGGCCGCGGACATCGCGCGGCGGCACGACGGCCACCTGAGGGTCGTCATGGTGCTCAGGCGCTCGTGGCTGGCGGATCTGTCCTGCTTCAGCCCTGCGTCGGTGCCGCAGGCCTTCGTCGAGGAAGCCTGGGCGGAAGCCCTGCGGCGCGCGATCGCGAGCCTGCCCCCGGACGTGGGCGTGCGCTCGGTGGTCCGGCGCGGGGGAGTGGTCGCCGCCCTGGCGGCGGAGGCCGATGCCGGCGCGTGCGACTCGATCCTGATCGGCGCTCGGCACGGCTGGCGAAGCCGGCGGCTGGCCACGGTCCTGCGGCGGCGCTGCGGCGTGCCCGTGGAAGTGGTCGGGCCCTGA
- a CDS encoding IclR family transcriptional regulator yields MLLTINSSGRVLDLFTVVAPEWGVTQVAGELGMSKSKAHSLLASLSDVGLLRRTDRGRYRLGWRLLGLNRVLTDTTDFRCQARPVLEALCGHFGETVHLGALDDGRIVYVDRIQGRGAAPIPVSATGSAMPAHATGVGKVLLAHLAPAVLDAVVERHGLPALTKRTITDVDDLRDQLALVRARGFAVDGEEAVPGISCVAARIVGVDGDVVAAISIAAPTGRMNARRKAFEVAVVRAGRYVSRQLRSPAGDATPVAALQ; encoded by the coding sequence ATGCTGCTCACGATCAACAGCTCGGGACGGGTGCTGGATCTGTTCACGGTGGTGGCACCGGAATGGGGCGTGACCCAGGTGGCGGGCGAGCTCGGGATGTCCAAGTCCAAGGCCCATTCGCTTCTGGCCTCCCTCTCGGACGTGGGGCTCCTGCGGCGAACCGATCGCGGCCGCTACCGCCTGGGCTGGCGCCTGCTCGGCCTGAACCGAGTGCTCACCGACACGACGGACTTCCGCTGCCAGGCGCGGCCGGTCCTGGAGGCCCTCTGCGGGCACTTCGGGGAGACCGTCCACCTGGGGGCGCTCGACGACGGCCGCATCGTCTACGTGGACCGCATCCAGGGCAGGGGCGCCGCGCCAATACCGGTCTCGGCCACCGGCTCGGCCATGCCGGCCCACGCCACGGGCGTGGGGAAGGTCCTGCTGGCGCACCTCGCCCCGGCCGTGCTCGATGCCGTGGTGGAACGGCACGGCCTGCCGGCGCTCACGAAGCGCACGATCACCGACGTAGACGACCTCAGGGATCAGCTCGCCCTGGTGCGCGCCCGGGGCTTCGCCGTCGACGGCGAGGAGGCGGTGCCTGGCATCTCCTGCGTCGCCGCTCGGATCGTCGGCGTGGACGGGGACGTCGTCGCGGCGATCAGCATCGCCGCGCCCACGGGCAGGATGAACGCGCGGCGGAAGGCCTTCGAGGTCGCCGTGGTCCGCGCCGGCAGGTACGTCTCGCGCCAGTTGCGCTCGCCGGCAGGCGATGCCACGCCGGTCGCAGCGTTGCAGTAA
- the dmpG gene encoding 4-hydroxy-2-oxovalerate aldolase yields the protein MTVQVTDTTLRDGMHTVSHCFRPQDVAEVSAALDRAGVQIVEVAHGDGIGGSSLQYGLASSRDVEYVEAAVAAVERAKVAVLLLPGIGTIEQLRECKERGAAVARVATHCTEADLAQQHIPWARENGLWTVGFLMMSHMIEPAELAEQAKLMDSYGANVVYVVDSAGALLPKGAGERVAALREAAECEVGFHAHNNLGCAIGNSLAAVDAGASWLDGSLRGFGAGSGNAPTEVLVAALDRAGVTTGVDVFALMDAAEEVAAPLLPRPQIVDRASLALGYAGVYSSFLLHAERVAARFGFDSREILVELGRRRTVGGQEDMIIDVAAEMAGRQIERGERVANRLDSLLNDR from the coding sequence ATGACCGTCCAGGTCACGGACACGACGCTGCGGGACGGGATGCACACCGTCTCCCACTGCTTCCGCCCGCAGGACGTGGCGGAGGTGTCGGCCGCGCTCGACCGCGCCGGCGTCCAGATCGTGGAGGTGGCGCACGGCGACGGAATCGGCGGCTCCTCCCTCCAGTACGGCCTCGCGAGCTCGCGGGACGTGGAGTACGTAGAGGCCGCCGTCGCCGCCGTCGAGCGGGCGAAGGTTGCGGTGCTGCTGCTGCCGGGCATCGGGACGATCGAGCAGCTCCGCGAGTGCAAGGAACGCGGAGCGGCCGTGGCGCGCGTGGCGACCCACTGCACGGAGGCCGACCTCGCCCAGCAGCACATCCCGTGGGCGCGCGAGAACGGGTTGTGGACCGTGGGCTTCCTGATGATGAGCCACATGATCGAGCCCGCGGAACTGGCCGAGCAGGCAAAGCTGATGGACTCGTATGGCGCCAACGTCGTGTACGTGGTCGATTCCGCCGGCGCGTTGCTGCCGAAGGGCGCGGGAGAGCGGGTCGCCGCGCTGCGCGAGGCGGCCGAGTGCGAAGTCGGCTTCCACGCGCACAACAACCTCGGCTGCGCCATCGGCAACTCGCTCGCCGCAGTGGACGCGGGCGCGTCGTGGCTCGACGGCTCACTACGCGGCTTCGGTGCGGGCTCGGGCAACGCGCCGACGGAGGTGCTCGTGGCGGCTCTCGACCGGGCTGGCGTGACCACCGGCGTGGACGTGTTCGCGCTGATGGACGCCGCCGAGGAAGTGGCCGCTCCGCTGCTGCCCCGGCCCCAGATCGTCGACCGCGCCTCGCTGGCGCTCGGCTACGCCGGCGTGTACTCGAGCTTCCTCTTGCACGCGGAGCGCGTAGCGGCGAGGTTCGGCTTCGATTCGCGGGAGATCCTGGTTGAGCTGGGCCGGCGGCGGACCGTGGGTGGCCAGGAAGACATGATCATCGACGTCGCCGCCGAGATGGCAGGCCGGCAGATCGAGCGCGGCGAGCGAGTGGCGAACCGACTGGACAGCCTGCTTAACGATCGCTAA
- a CDS encoding acetaldehyde dehydrogenase (acetylating) produces MSGVVTAAILGPGNIGTDLMIKLLRSQSMDVALMVGIYEDSPGLERARQHGVEASAAGLAAVLERDDIELVFDATSAQSHAESAPRLRDAGKRVVDLTPAAVGPYVVPSVNLDRHLDEPNVNMVSCGGQATIPFVHAVNRVGPVKYAEIVATISSRSAGQGTRQNIDEFTVTTAAGIERVGGADRGKAIIILNPAEPPILMRDTIFAVVEEPDEAAIRESVSEMADDLRGHVPGLRLLFVDVDGDRVTIMVEIAGAGDFLPTYAGNLDIMTAAAARVGEGIAEARVRA; encoded by the coding sequence ATGAGTGGTGTGGTGACGGCTGCGATCCTGGGACCCGGCAACATCGGGACCGACCTGATGATAAAGCTGCTCCGGAGCCAGTCGATGGACGTGGCCCTGATGGTCGGTATCTACGAGGACTCGCCGGGGCTTGAGCGAGCGCGCCAACACGGAGTCGAGGCGAGCGCCGCCGGCCTCGCCGCCGTCCTCGAGCGGGACGACATCGAGTTGGTGTTTGACGCCACGTCGGCGCAGTCCCACGCCGAGAGTGCCCCTCGCCTGCGTGACGCCGGCAAGCGGGTCGTGGACCTGACGCCCGCGGCCGTCGGGCCGTACGTGGTGCCATCAGTGAACCTTGACCGCCACCTCGACGAGCCGAACGTGAACATGGTGAGCTGCGGCGGCCAGGCCACGATTCCGTTCGTTCACGCGGTCAACCGCGTGGGGCCCGTCAAGTACGCCGAGATCGTGGCGACGATCTCAAGCCGGAGCGCGGGCCAGGGCACCCGCCAGAACATCGACGAGTTCACGGTCACGACGGCGGCGGGCATCGAGCGCGTCGGAGGGGCCGACCGCGGGAAGGCGATCATCATCCTCAACCCGGCCGAGCCGCCGATCCTGATGCGCGACACGATCTTCGCCGTCGTGGAGGAGCCCGACGAGGCCGCCATCCGCGAGTCGGTCTCCGAGATGGCCGACGACCTCCGCGGTCACGTACCCGGGCTCCGGCTGCTGTTCGTGGATGTCGACGGCGACCGCGTCACGATCATGGTGGAGATCGCGGGCGCCGGGGACTTCCTGCCTACCTACGCGGGCAACCTCGACATCATGACCGCGGCCGCAGCTCGCGTGGGCGAGGGGATCGCCGAGGCGCGAGTCCGGGCATGA
- a CDS encoding fumarylacetoacetate hydrolase family protein, whose product MSTAADEFAIARALFNAFEQGTSVEPPTISNPGLDVAAAYAIQRQVTALHRDAGRTVVGRKIGLTSEAIQRQLGVDSPDYGVILDSHVFTNGAVLGRSRGRMVAPRIEAELAVVLHSELSGPGLTTVEVLGALRAIVPVFELIDSRVADWRIALEDTIADNASCYGVVRGSEVDPADARDLRSVTVSISRDGDEVAAGRGEAVLGHPGAAVAWLGNELSRFGQSLPAGELILSGSFTAAVDALPGAYCAKFSEPIPPVRATIES is encoded by the coding sequence ATGTCCACCGCCGCCGATGAATTCGCCATCGCAAGGGCGCTCTTCAACGCCTTCGAGCAAGGGACCTCCGTCGAGCCCCCGACTATCTCGAACCCCGGACTCGACGTGGCCGCCGCGTATGCGATTCAGCGGCAGGTCACCGCACTCCACCGCGATGCCGGACGCACCGTCGTAGGGCGCAAGATCGGGCTGACGAGCGAGGCGATCCAGCGGCAGCTCGGCGTCGACTCGCCGGACTACGGCGTGATCCTCGACTCGCACGTCTTCACGAACGGGGCCGTCCTCGGGCGGTCGCGCGGCCGGATGGTCGCGCCGCGGATCGAAGCCGAGCTCGCCGTCGTCCTCCACTCGGAGCTGAGCGGGCCGGGTCTGACCACGGTGGAGGTGCTCGGCGCGCTGCGAGCGATCGTGCCCGTCTTCGAGCTGATCGACAGCCGCGTGGCCGATTGGCGGATCGCGCTCGAGGACACGATCGCCGACAACGCCTCCTGCTACGGCGTGGTGCGCGGGTCCGAGGTCGACCCCGCGGACGCTAGAGATCTCAGGTCGGTGACTGTCTCGATCTCCCGCGACGGGGATGAAGTCGCCGCCGGCCGGGGCGAGGCAGTGCTGGGGCACCCGGGGGCGGCGGTCGCGTGGCTGGGGAACGAGCTGTCGCGCTTCGGCCAGTCGCTGCCGGCCGGGGAGCTGATCCTTTCGGGATCCTTCACCGCGGCCGTCGACGCACTGCCCGGTGCCTACTGCGCCAAGTTCTCGGAGCCGATCCCTCCCGTGCGGGCGACGATCGAGAGCTGA
- a CDS encoding TetR/AcrR family transcriptional regulator, which translates to MAPETAPKKAARGRMDDLVAVAAKLFRDRGYDATSMQEIADEVGILKGSVYHYVSTKEDLLWMIVEAPLRELVDGARAILGDLSKPMAERMRETIRLHCESFERHHPHMFVITREYGETLSDARREEISALRDEYYSIWKKAITSGKRSGEVRSDIDTAVTIEAILGMVNWMFRWFKPGGRLTAASVADEFANLLERGIVAS; encoded by the coding sequence ATGGCTCCGGAGACCGCCCCGAAGAAGGCCGCACGCGGTCGGATGGACGACCTCGTCGCCGTCGCCGCCAAGCTCTTTCGCGACCGCGGATACGACGCCACCTCGATGCAGGAGATCGCCGACGAGGTGGGGATCCTGAAGGGCAGCGTCTACCACTACGTCTCGACCAAGGAGGACCTCCTCTGGATGATCGTCGAGGCCCCGCTGCGCGAGCTCGTCGATGGCGCCAGGGCGATCCTGGGCGACTTGTCGAAGCCCATGGCCGAGCGGATGCGCGAGACGATCCGCCTGCACTGCGAGAGCTTCGAACGCCACCATCCGCACATGTTCGTGATCACGCGCGAGTACGGCGAGACCCTCTCCGACGCCCGGCGCGAGGAGATCAGCGCGCTCCGCGACGAGTACTACTCGATCTGGAAGAAGGCGATCACGTCGGGGAAGCGCTCGGGCGAGGTGCGCTCGGACATCGACACGGCCGTCACGATCGAGGCGATCCTCGGCATGGTCAACTGGATGTTTCGCTGGTTCAAGCCGGGCGGGCGCCTGACGGCCGCGAGCGTGGCCGACGAGTTCGCCAACCTGCTGGAGCGCGGGATCGTCGCCTCCTAG
- a CDS encoding CoA-transferase, producing the protein MMYERDELLACYVAGQIENGDRVFVGANLPVPRAGNLLAHLTHGPDIKVAIGLVTTNLLDEPVLEPFKFSTDHRMSRFAESFVVHNDIFDAPRKCSDIFFVGGVQVDRFGNTNLIGLRGEGGLALRGPGSLGATTMAHYAKRYYIYSGTHDPRVFVERCDYISVFGHGQGGDHRARLGLDRFNAGPTSVITPLAILDFETPDHRMRLQSVHPSVTVDEVQEATGFQVEIPRDVPETPEPTAEQLELLRERIDREGMLRGAYRS; encoded by the coding sequence ATGATGTACGAGCGCGACGAGCTGCTGGCCTGCTACGTGGCCGGCCAGATCGAGAACGGCGACCGCGTGTTCGTGGGGGCCAACCTGCCCGTGCCGCGCGCGGGCAACCTGCTCGCCCACCTGACCCACGGGCCGGACATCAAGGTCGCCATCGGGCTGGTGACGACCAACCTGCTGGACGAGCCGGTGCTGGAGCCGTTCAAGTTCTCCACCGACCACCGCATGTCCCGCTTCGCCGAGAGCTTCGTGGTCCACAACGACATCTTCGACGCGCCCCGCAAGTGCAGCGACATCTTCTTCGTCGGCGGCGTTCAGGTCGACCGCTTCGGCAACACGAACCTGATCGGCCTGAGGGGGGAGGGAGGCCTCGCGCTTCGCGGCCCGGGCTCTCTGGGCGCGACGACGATGGCCCACTACGCGAAGCGCTACTACATCTACTCGGGAACGCACGACCCCCGCGTCTTCGTCGAGCGCTGCGACTACATCTCGGTCTTCGGTCACGGCCAGGGGGGCGACCACCGGGCGCGGCTGGGGCTCGACCGCTTCAACGCCGGCCCGACGTCCGTGATCACGCCGCTCGCGATCCTCGACTTCGAGACCCCCGACCACCGGATGCGCCTTCAGAGCGTTCACCCGAGTGTGACCGTCGACGAGGTCCAGGAGGCCACGGGCTTCCAGGTCGAGATCCCCCGGGACGTGCCCGAGACCCCGGAGCCCACGGCCGAGCAGCTCGAGCTCCTGCGCGAGCGCATCGACCGCGAGGGCATGCTGCGCGGCGCCTACCGCTCCTGA
- a CDS encoding CoA-transferase, producing MSEDEALDLVEDGMTVALGGFNTAAHPMTIVRGLVRRGVRGLRVIGSTIAGLDLDLLIGAGVAEEVVTSSVTGEAAASVGPFFRDGAERGSVRVWESDEGILYAGLRAAGQGLPFLPWKAGVGSSLPELNPDLKVFHDPVAGEQLLAVPALEPDIAFIHVARADVHGLGQHEGSGFGDRLLHRAAKRTVITTERLVPNEAIRARASETSIPYADGVVVARWGAHPFSSPGHYLVDERHLREYVAAATSARKGDRGPFEAYLERHVTGPSSHVEYLETIGIRRLLELEEWG from the coding sequence ATGTCCGAGGACGAAGCGCTCGACCTCGTGGAGGATGGCATGACCGTCGCGCTGGGCGGCTTCAACACCGCCGCGCACCCCATGACCATCGTGCGCGGCCTGGTGCGGCGCGGCGTGCGCGGGCTGCGAGTGATCGGCTCCACGATCGCGGGCCTCGACCTGGATCTGCTGATCGGTGCGGGAGTGGCGGAGGAGGTGGTCACGAGCTCGGTGACAGGGGAGGCCGCGGCCAGCGTCGGGCCCTTCTTCCGCGACGGTGCCGAACGGGGAAGCGTGCGGGTATGGGAGAGCGACGAGGGCATCCTCTACGCGGGCCTGCGCGCCGCCGGGCAGGGCCTACCGTTCCTGCCCTGGAAGGCCGGCGTGGGCAGCTCCCTGCCCGAGCTGAACCCAGACCTCAAGGTGTTCCACGATCCGGTGGCAGGCGAGCAGCTACTGGCCGTGCCGGCGCTCGAGCCGGACATCGCCTTCATCCACGTGGCGCGTGCCGACGTCCACGGCCTCGGCCAGCACGAGGGCTCGGGCTTCGGCGACCGCCTCCTCCACCGAGCCGCCAAGCGCACCGTGATCACCACCGAGCGGCTCGTGCCCAACGAGGCGATCCGCGCCCGCGCGAGCGAGACCTCGATCCCCTACGCGGACGGCGTGGTGGTGGCACGCTGGGGCGCCCATCCGTTCTCGAGTCCCGGCCACTACCTCGTCGACGAGCGGCACCTGCGGGAGTACGTCGCGGCGGCGACCAGCGCGCGCAAGGGCGACCGCGGGCCGTTCGAGGCCTACCTGGAGCGGCACGTGACGGGTCCCTCCTCGCACGTGGAGTACCTCGAGACGATCGGTATCCGCAGGCTTCTGGAGCTCGAGGAGTGGGGATGA
- a CDS encoding CoA-transferase, translated as MPDYTVDELMCALMAREIRDGDWVNHGAVVPLAGAALMLAKKTHAPRVDFFYLGTVFNSINPSEANLSEMMVNPKLAYTTSRALISHADILNWTVRGGCDLQFLRPLQIDAHGSVNVSVVGDPARPRYRFHGIAVADVMITCKRPILYTTHHDQRTFPEELPFRTGLGHVDGDAWRRRIRAPGPGPQRVFTPLCVLDFETPNGQARLRAVSPGVTPAEVQEATGFELVIPADVPESKPPTETELRVLREVVDPLGVRQTEFKSMRAEASRRIEDARTARETA; from the coding sequence ATGCCTGACTACACGGTGGACGAGCTCATGTGCGCGCTGATGGCGCGCGAGATCCGCGACGGCGACTGGGTGAACCACGGGGCGGTGGTGCCCCTCGCCGGGGCCGCGCTGATGCTGGCGAAGAAGACCCACGCCCCCCGGGTCGACTTCTTCTACCTGGGGACTGTCTTCAACTCGATCAACCCGTCCGAGGCCAACCTCTCGGAGATGATGGTGAACCCGAAGCTCGCGTACACCACCTCGCGGGCCCTCATCTCCCACGCGGACATCCTGAACTGGACCGTGCGCGGCGGCTGCGACCTCCAGTTCCTGCGCCCCCTGCAGATCGACGCTCACGGCAGCGTGAACGTCAGCGTGGTCGGGGACCCGGCCAGGCCGCGCTACCGCTTCCACGGGATCGCCGTGGCCGACGTGATGATCACATGCAAGCGGCCGATCCTGTACACGACCCACCACGACCAGCGCACCTTCCCCGAGGAGCTCCCGTTCCGCACGGGGCTCGGGCACGTGGACGGCGACGCCTGGCGACGGAGGATCCGCGCCCCGGGCCCCGGCCCCCAGCGGGTCTTCACGCCGCTATGCGTCCTGGACTTCGAGACCCCGAACGGGCAGGCGCGCCTGCGGGCGGTCAGCCCGGGCGTCACGCCCGCTGAGGTGCAGGAGGCCACCGGCTTCGAGCTCGTGATCCCGGCCGACGTCCCCGAGAGCAAGCCGCCGACCGAGACCGAGCTCAGGGTGCTGCGCGAGGTGGTGGACCCGCTCGGCGTGCGCCAGACAGAGTTCAAGTCGATGCGCGCGGAGGCCAGCCGGCGCATCGAGGACGCCCGGACGGCGCGCGAGACGGCGTGA
- a CDS encoding CoA-transferase, producing MSKVIPIAEAAALVPDGARIAFGGGGAAMRRPMAFARALAVRGVRGLHVIQFLASVETDLLIGAGAVASTNCTYVGFLEHGPAPNFGRIVPSGKLQVNEYSEYMFTASLRATDMGIPFIPWKTPWRSDLVEHLGFESVRDPYSDAELLAVPAIQVDFAVIHTGRVDEDGFIEAPDEPDLIWDYDYLIARAAQTTIVCAEEIGPPRDPARVALIGAEVAHVVHAPGGAWPTGLHPYYEPDVEHLHGVYVKAARAGDADFAAYLAGCDAPQGNRVDA from the coding sequence GTGAGTAAGGTCATCCCGATCGCGGAGGCCGCGGCGCTCGTGCCAGACGGGGCGCGGATCGCCTTCGGCGGCGGCGGCGCGGCGATGCGCCGCCCCATGGCTTTCGCGCGCGCCCTGGCGGTCCGGGGCGTGCGCGGCCTGCACGTGATCCAGTTCCTCGCCTCGGTGGAGACCGACCTGCTGATCGGGGCGGGAGCCGTGGCCTCGACGAACTGCACCTATGTCGGCTTCCTCGAGCACGGACCCGCGCCGAACTTCGGGCGCATCGTGCCGAGCGGCAAGCTCCAGGTGAACGAGTACAGCGAGTACATGTTCACCGCCTCCTTGCGCGCCACGGACATGGGCATCCCCTTCATCCCGTGGAAGACGCCGTGGCGCTCCGATCTCGTGGAGCACCTCGGGTTCGAGAGCGTGCGGGACCCCTACAGCGACGCCGAGCTGCTGGCCGTGCCCGCGATCCAGGTCGACTTCGCGGTCATCCACACGGGACGCGTGGACGAGGACGGCTTCATCGAGGCCCCCGACGAGCCGGACCTGATCTGGGACTACGACTACCTGATCGCACGCGCGGCTCAGACCACCATCGTCTGCGCGGAGGAGATCGGCCCACCGAGGGACCCGGCGCGTGTCGCGCTGATCGGCGCCGAGGTGGCGCACGTGGTGCACGCGCCCGGAGGCGCGTGGCCGACGGGCCTGCACCCGTACTACGAGCCGGACGTCGAGCACCTGCACGGCGTCTACGTCAAGGCCGCCCGCGCGGGGGACGCGGACTTCGCCGCCTATCTCGCCGGGTGCGACGCGCCGCAGGGGAACCGGGTCGATGCCTGA